Within the uncultured Bacteroides sp. genome, the region GAGAGAAACCAAAATGTCCAAAAATCAGTGCATAAGCAAGAATCACATTGATCAGTGCCATCACGGCCGCATTAACGGTTAATACCTTTGTACGAGTAATTCCAATATAAAGTGCCCGGAACATTACATTGACAAAAGCAAAAAAGAAACCGTAGATACGCCAGTTCAGAAAGATCATGGTGGCATTAAATATCTTGTCGGACGAGACCAGAAATCTCATAATACCCGGGGCTAGCAATCGTGACATGCAAAAAAGAAAGAGAGCCATGCCCAACAGGAAGAAACTTCCCTGAACCATGACAGGTCCCACATCCCTGAATCTTTGTTCACCGTTTCGCCTGGCCATAATAATCTGAGAACCGGTACTAAATCCGAAAGCGATGGTGAAGATACAAATATAAAACAGACTGCCCATAGCCGCTGCTCCCAGTTCCACTTCCCCTACTCTACCTAGGAATGCAGTATCGGTTACATTGATTACGTTTTGTGCCAGCAAACTTAAAAAGATAGGATAACTAACACTCCAAATCTGTTTGTTATTATACATTGCCAAGCCTGTTTTTGTTTATAAAAAAAGAGTGAAGAACACATTAGTAGCATCCTTCACTCTTCTCTATATTTATATCCTTTCTAAGAGTTCATGCTCATCAGGAATTCGTCATTATCTCTGGTCTTCTCTAAGCGATCTTTCACAAAGTTCATTGCTTCAATAGGATTCATATCCGCCAAATATTTGCGTAAAATCCACATACGGTCAAGTGTTTGCTTATCAAGTAACAAGTCGTCACGGCGAGTGCTTGATGCCACAATATTAACAGCTGGGAAGATACGTTTGTTGGATAGATTACGATCTAATTGCAATTCCATGTTACCAGTACCCTTGAATTCTTCAAAGATTACTTCATCCATTTTAGAACCAGTATCAATCAATGCTGTAGCAAGTATAGTCAATGAGCCACCATTTTCAATGTTACGGGCAGCACCAAAGAAACGTTTTGGTTTATGAAGTGCATTGGCATCCACACCACCTGACAAGACCTTACCTGAAGCAGGAGAAACAGTATTGTATGCACGAGCCAGACGAGTAATGGAATCAAGCAGAATCACAACATCGTGACCACATTCCACCATTCGTTTTGCTTTTTCAAGCACAATGCTGGCAACCTTCACGTGACGTTCAGCCGGTTCATCGAAAGTTGAAGCTATAACCTCTGCATTTACGCTGCGGGCCATATCTGTTACTTCCTCCGGACGTTCGTCAATAAGCAGTACAATCATATAAACTTCAGGATGGTTGGCTGCTATTGCATTTGCAATATCTTTTAAAAGGATAGTTTTACCGGTCTTTGGCTGTGCCACGATCAAGCCACGTTGTCCTTTACCAATCGGTGAGAATAAATCTACTACGCGGGTAGAGAGGTTGTCGCTGTATCCACCTTTGCAGAGTTTGAATTTAACGTCAGGGAAAAGCGGGGTTAAATGTTCAAATGGAACACGATCACGGACAAACGCAGGATCACGGCCATTGATTTTCTCTACTTTTACCAGCGGGAAGTATTTCTCACCTTCTTTTGGAGGACGGATAGCACCATCAACCACATCACCGGTTTTAAGTCCGAAAAGTTTGATTTGTGACTGAGAAACATAAATATCATCGGGTGAAGAGAGGTAGTTATAATCTGAAGAACGAAGGAATCCGTATCCGTCCTGCATAATTTCCAGTACACCGGTTCCAGTTAATATACCATCAAATTCGTAAGCTTTTTCACGTTCTACAACCTTACGTTCCGGAGCTTTTGGAACTTCAGTTTCTCCTTCTGCCGGACGATTAGAACGCTGAGGTTGCTTATTACTTTTTTGATTAGCATTAGTTCGCGAATCGTTTTCACGAAGACGAATACGTGGTTTTTGTTGTTGAGCTTCAGGAGGAACCACTTTGGTTGATTCAAATTTGCCTATTAGCTCAGATGGCAGTTCCACCTTTTCAGAAGGCATATCCTCGATAGGAATAAAATCTTCTTCGTTATCAAATGGAAGTTCCACTTCTGGTAGTATAACCTCTTTGCTTACAGGTGCTACTTCTTCTTTCTTAACTTCCGGTGCAACTTCTTTTCTCTCAGAAACAGGAATAGGTTTCTTTATCACTTTCTTAACGGCAGGTGTTTCAGCCTCTTTCGGAGCAGCAGGAGCTATTTGTTCTGCTTGCGGAGTCTGGGCAGGCGCTTGAACAGGAGCCTGAATATTTTCTACCAGAGCTGCAGCTGCTTCCACACTAGCTGGAGCTGTCTTCTTCTTTGGAGCTTTTTTCTTCGCTGGCTTCTTCTCTGACAATTCCTGTTTTTCCTGAGCTGGCTGTTCTGCAATAACAGCTTTTCCTTCTTTCAAAGCAGCAGCAGGTTTATCTGCAGGTGCAGCAGGAGCAACTGTTTTTGGTTCAATCTTTTCAGCTTTGTCCTTGTTTGCCGTGTAAACCTTGTCAGGTCCTTCTTTCTTCACAACATTGATACGTGAACGCTTCTTCTTATCGTCGCGACGCTCTTCTTTTTCTTTTTCGGCAGCCACTTTTTTGGTTGCGCTTGCAATAGCTTGTTCATCAAGAATCTTATATACAAGCTCTTCTTTCTTGAAAGAATCTGCTTTTTTAATTCCTAGTTCTTGTGCAATAGCTTGTAGTTCCGACAGGTTTTTGTCGTTTAATTGGATAATGTTATACATACGTATAAAATAAGTTTTTTTATTTTTTTCTTTGGCCCGACACATAAATAAATAAAAACACACAATTAGTGAGATCATTCATCTTGAAGCGTGGACGAAATAAAATGAGTTTTTTTTGGGATAATAAAAAATAGACTTTGGAGTACATTCTCGCTCACCGCAGGAGTGTCGTCGAATGTTTCAACAAGGCAAAGATACTACTTTATTTTAAATGCGCTTCAATTTTACTGTATTTTTTTAATAAAATGTATTTCATTTTCAAATTATTAATAATAGCACTTTCTAAACGCAAGCTTTTTAAATTACGCTGATCTATATCAGGTTATTGACGTTAAATCTGTCAGAGCACCTAAAGAATAATTGATAAAAATAAATTAGCAAGTATGGAAGAAAGATGTTCCAGGTGCTGTTTATCTATCTCATCAAACGTATTAAGTTCGGCACTGTCAATATCAAGTACTCCCCATATTACCCCTTCCTTTTTCAATGGAACCACTATCTCTGAACGAGAAAGAGAGCTGCAGGCAATATGTCCTGGAAAAGCTTCTACATCAGGCACTACCAATGTGCGGGCTTCTTTCCAGGCTGTACCACACACCCCTTTACCGTATCTTATGCGCGTACAGGCTAAAGGCCCTTGGAAAGGGCCTAAAACCAGGTCGTCTCCTTTCACAAAATAAAAACCCACCCAAAGAAAATCAAAAGCTTCCTTCAATACAGCAACGGTATTCGACAAATTAGCAATCAGATCTTCTTCATCTTCAACTAACGATTTAATCTGTGGAATCAATGATTTATAAATTTCATCCTTTGTCCCTTCTTTTTTTTTCAGTGACTCAGCCATTTTATTCAGTAGTTTCAAATAACAATTTTCTATCTCTTTTCGCAGCAGCTTTTACCCATTCACGGGGAATAAACTCCCATTGGTTCAATGTGCGGGGCGATATTTTTTTCTTCTTTTCAATCCATTCCATCATATAGTAACGCAAATCCTGATTTGAAACAGCAACAATTCTGCTTCTGAGTGAATCAACTGAAATACCGGACCCCATTGTCAGGAGTCCTCCTCCTCCACTGGCACGATAGGAATTTAGCGCAACTTTGTATTTTTTCGTCAGATCAAAAGGATCTCCATTTGCCATACGCTTAATCTGTATCTTATCTCCGGTCGGCTTTGTTACATCCACTGTATAGATAATGCCCGCAGCCGAATCAAAGCGATAGCTATAATTCACAAAATTATAATCGTTTCCTCCATCTACCGGTTTGATAAGCAACAAATGATCATCCGGATTCTTCATCTGATTAGTCCAGATGGCATAAGACAACTCCAGATAGTTCTTCACCTCCAAACCTGTAAGTTCCATTGTATAAAGCAAATTTTCAAACTGATAAAGCTTAAACAAGTCGTTTACCCGAATCGTTCCTTTGCTAACCTTAGCATCATTCGACAAGGGAGCAGTAAAAGAAATATCTGCCCCGGTAGCTTTTAACTGAAGACCATGAACAAAATCAATAAGAGACGACGGGCCAAAGAATGCATCTTCAATAGAAACCGATTTATCGATTTCTCCTATAGGTCGTGAAATAAAGGATTTTACAACTTCAATCTTAGGAGCAATATTCTTTAAAAAGGCTTCCTCCAGAGCATAGCATTTCATCTTCACCAGCTTACCTTCTGAATGCTTGCTCACCACTTTGCCATCTTTCAATTTCACTTTCAACAAAATATCAGAAACGACATCTCCTCCGTAAGCAGGATCAACAATCAGTACGGAATCACCGGCAACATTCTTCAGCTTTTCACAGTACACGGTATGATCGTGTCCCGCCAATATCACATCGAAACCGGGCACATTCATCGCAATTCCCAAGGAAGAATTCTCATTGAATCCCTCATCTAATTTGTATGGTTCCACTCCCAAATGAAAGAGTCCGACAACAACATCAGGGTGTTCCTTTTCCCGGATTATTTTCATCCATTTTTTTGCAGAAACTTCCATATCATCAAAATGTAATCCTTCCCACCTGTCTTCCGGTACCCACTCAGGTACCGAAGGGGTTATCATTCCCAAAACGGCAATCTTCACACCATCAATGACAAATATTTTGTAAGGAGGCAAATAAGTTGTACCATCGTTGCGAAGTACATTAGCTCCAAGAACCGGAGCATGGCACTGACTGATCCATCGGTCGTAAACAGCATGACCGGTTTCCACGTCATGATTTCCCAATGCTATGGCATCATATCTCATGTAGTTCATCACATCAGCACAAATATGTGTTGAAATAGTATCTTTATAATCATAATAATACATTGAGGGCATTCCCTGCAACAAATCACCTCCATCCAGGAGTAATAAATGTTCTGGATATTTCTGTCGTTGATTATTCACATACGAGCTAATACGAGCCATTCCCCCTTTCATTGGCTTATTATTCATATAATCGTAAGAGAATATTCTTCCGTGAATATCTGAAGTATGTATAAGTTTAATTGTCACCTCTTTGGGCTGCGAAAAAATCTCTCCTACAAAGAAAAGTAAGAAAAATAAAGAAATAGCTATTTGTCTCATTAAAGAGTGCCTTTAGTTTAATAACACAAAGTTAATAAACTAAATTATATTAAAGCAAACACTTCGATAAAAATCGAATTTATCATCTGTTCATTGAGCAAATATCCCTAGGAGCAATATTATGTTCTATATATTTCCTAAAATACCTAACACAGACTTCGGCGTTTGAAAAATTAAGTGATTTGTTTGAACTTATTTAAAATGATTGGTAGCTAAGTTCAAAGGCTATTTTATTAGCTTATGGTTAGCCCACTCCAAATAAAGGTCACAGCTAAAATTTATTGGCCAATAACACCCCGATCATTCACCAATAATTCCAGATAACCGGCCAATAAATTCAAGCTATTGGCGAATAAGGATTTTTGGGAAAGAGTGTTATTCCTCTTTCAAATACAAAACTTTAAAAAGGCTTACGATTGTCCCAGAAAGACTATCTTTTTATAAAGTAAGCACACAATAAAGCGCATATTGTGGTAATCAAAAAAGAGACTGTGTCAAAAACGACGCAGCCTCTTTTTAAACTTTTCTATAAATTATTTGTGATTATATCTCAATGCTTAGTTTATTCAACTTTGACAAAAATTGGTATAATACGTTTATTCATATTCATATCTACAACCGTTAATGACAGTTTGTGATAAGATTGAATAACTTTTATGGATGAGCCATCATTATAGTAATAATCTTCAATCCAAGGAATTGTAACTGCATTTTCAGGCACTACAATCTGCGCAGTAAGAGTATAGCTTTTAGGCGTTGCAGGAATATCTCCTTCTGGATTAGCGAAATTAATATATTTTGAAAACAACCAACTTGAATAACTTAATTCAGCCGTTTTAAGAGCTACATTATCACTGATTTCAACGCTAACATTGATAGTAGATCCTTTAGTTACTGTCAAAGTTGGAAGAGATATTTTTTCCAAGTTAGATGTAGGAACAACTCCCCATAACAAAAGAGAGGATATATTGTCATCAATTGTTACAGTTTTCCCATTTGAAGAAAGTGTAACTGATTTACAGTTAGGCACCTCATGATCAAGTCCTTTACTTATATCATCAGACGATTCACAAGAAATCAATCCAAATAGACCTATAAATAAAGTGACGGTATTAATTAATTTTCTCATCTTAATATTTATTAAATTATTATTCCCAACCTGGATTCTGAATAATTGTTTTGCCTGCATTTCGATATTTTAGAATCTCTTTACGCGGAATAGGGTACCAATACATTTTTGTGTCGAAAGTCCTGGTATCAGCATCAAAAACAGTATATGTAAAATTCCCTGAATCATCTTTAGTTATACGCATTCCTTTTACGGGCTGATTCAATACGGTCTCAGCATCTTTCCAACGACGCAAATCCCAGAATCGATGCTCTTCAAAAGCAAGTTCAAGCCGTCTTTCCAGTTTAATATATTTACGCATCTCATTTTGATCTTTCAGGAGTGTATTATCTGCTGCATCAAAATTTCGCTGACCAGATCTAGCTCTCAGTGAATTAAGAACAGAAGTTATCGCTGAAAAATTAGCGACATTATCATACTCATTTAGTGCTTCTGCATAATTAAGTAGAATTTCAGCATAACGCATATATATCCAAGCACGATTGCTGGTATTCCCTTTAGCCAAATCAAGTGTCTGATCAACAAACTTACTCATATAATAACCAGTTTTGGTCGCAGTAGGTGTTGAAAATAAACCATCTTTTCCACCTACGTATGTAGACACAATTGTATCTTTAAGTTTGCTTGTATTGAAGAAAACCGTATATTTAAATCTATTTTCCCTTTTTATTGCATTATTAATACTGTAAGGGTCTTCAGAATTATAACCTTGATAACGATTTTTATAAGTCTTCGAGGCCATTCCAAAAGCTTCAACCAAATCTTCAGTTGGATTCATATTTCCAGCCCCTTGATAACTTACCGGATAATTGTTTACTTCAATATCATTTCGGTTAAAAGCCCTGGCGGCAAAGATTATTTCAGGATTATACAGCGTATTAAATATCGCAGTAAATGATGAATTCAATGAATATTTCTTAGAATCAATAATAACTTTCGCTGCATCAGCAGCACGTTTCCATTTCGATTTGTCATTCGTCGGATTATTAAGAGGGCTTGCAGCATACAATAATACACGGGATTTTAGAGCCAATGGGGTCATCTTAACCGGACGACCTTTGTAACTATCATCTGGATAGGTTGCTGGCATATATACTGAAGCAGAATCACAATCATTTGCAATAGAATCAGCAACTTGACTAAAGGGTAATTGATTCACAGCAAATAATTCTTCTTCATTAAACGGATCGAGAACCTTACTCACATAAAAAATATTCCCATAACGTTTTAGAAGTTCAAAATGGAACAAAGCTCTCAAAAAGAATGCTTGACCTTTGTAATAATCGCGTATTCTTACACCATCCTTTACTTCCGGAATACTATTGGTTTTTGTGATTATGCCATCAGGTTGTAATTCGTTTAAGAATATATTACATTTACGAATACCTTTATACATATTATCCCAAACATCATCCGGATTTGTTGTTGCATTTATTGCATTTTTATTAAACAACTGAATATTTGAACCAGAATTAGAACAAACGGCCTCATCACAAGCTTCAGCAAGCATAGAACTTCCAAAACGAGAAAATCCATCAGGCACTGTGTTATAAATATTATTCAAAAATCCTGGAGCAAAATGCACATCGGAAAATATTTCCTGATAATTTAAATTAGTATCCAAGCTAGGATCTTTGTCTAAATAATCGGCACATGATTGTGTCAGAAACAGGTATCCGGCACAAAATAATGTTACTATTAATTTTTTCATATTAGTTTTTATATTCTTAAAATTTAAGGTTTACACCAATATTTATAACTCTTACTTCAGGGTACATAGTTACACCAGCATTCGGGATTTCAGCACTCAAATTATATTTTTTCAAACCATCGAAAGAAAATAAATTGTAACCATTGATAAAGAATCTGACATTACTAATATTAGCCTTTAAAAGCATTTTTTTAGGTAAACTGTATCCGATTTCCATTGTTTGAATCCGGAAGAAATCCACATTTTTAATCCAAAGTGAAGATGGCTGATAATTATGTGAATTCAGTTGCGTAGTTAAACTAGGATAAAGTGGATTTTGACTAACTCCCCAAGAGTTTTCTGCAACTTCTGTCGTAATCTTATTATTGTCTTGCATTCCCCAAAGAACATTGTTCGACATAAACAAACTACGGTTTGCAATTCCAGTAAATAAAACATTAAAATCAAACCCTTTATAGTCGCAACCTAACGTTAGTCCAAAATTCCATTCAGGAACAGAAGGATTGCCCAACGGTACATTATCCTGACTATCAATTACTCCATCCTTATTCTGATCAACATATTTTACATCTCCAGGTTTTACAGCTCCGTAAGTTGATTTTGCCCAGTTATCAATATCAGTTTGATCTTTAAAAAACTTATCTGAACTCACTTGTAACCCCCATTGTTGCATAACAGGATTTCCTGTTCTATATTCCCATGAATTCATTCCAGCAACTTCTTCTTGAGAGGTTATTTTGTTTTTCGCTAAGGATATGTTTCCTTGAACAGTATACGAAAAATCACCTAGTCGGTTATTGTGTTTCAAAGAGATTTCAAAACCTTGGCTACGCACAGATCCACTATTTACATAGGGTAAATCCTGTCCTACTATACTTGGCAAAATATTCCATCTTCCGGTAATGATTTTAGTACGATTATTATTAAAAAAGTCAATATCCATTTCCAACTTTCTCAACAAGCCGAGTTCAATACCAATATTTGAATTAAGAGACTGTTCCCATGTAATATTAGGGCTAGAAATTCTGCCCTCATAAGATCCATCTGTATCTGATGTTCCAAAGTAATATCCACTTCCACTGTAGTACTTGTTTTCAAAAGGGAAACGATATCCTACTCCAATATTTGAATTACCTACTTTTCCATAAGATCCTCTTAACTTAAGAAAGGTTATTAGTTCATTATCTTTCAAAAAGCTCTCATTAGATAACACCCAAGCTCCGGATATTGTAGGGAAAAAGCCAAAACGGGAACCCTTTGAAAAATTTTCTGATCCATTATAAGCAAAACCAAATTCAACAGTATATCGTTTATCAAACGTATAAGTTGTACGACCAAACATCCCTTGGTTGCGATAGTCCGCATTATCACCATCAACTGATTGACTTGATTGCATATATTTAATATCAGCTGCAACTTCGTTTTTTCCAAAATTGCGATCAAAAGATAATCCTAACATATAATTAAGCATCAAACTGAAATCAGATCCCCAATTAGAATAACCTAAATCAATGCTGGAGTCTTCTCCAAATTTGGTATAAGAGCCATCAAGATTTTGTTGATATACAGCATATTTTTGATTCTTTGATCGTGCAGAAAATTTATATGCATCAAATCCAAATAGTCCATTAGCAGATAACCCTTTTAAAATCATGTCCAACTTCAAATCTGCAGTTGTTGTGCCCTGTAAATAACGACTAAGCCGGTCTTGAAATCCGGTCTTTGCTATCATGCCATAAGGGTTGTAGTTATAAATTGCGGAACCTGCTATAGAATTATCCTGATTAAACACAGGCATTGTAGGTGGTAATTTTGATAAAGCTGAAATAATTGTTCCTGCACCAGTAGAAGGCACATGACGATTTTCGACTCTACCACCTAAATTAATTCCTACTTTTAGATTTTTACTCAAATTTACATCCACTGTAGATCTGAAGTTATAACGCGAAAATTCATTACCTGTAAAGGTTCCAGGATTCTCATTCGTGCTTTTATACAAACCTTTTTGATCAACAATTCCTAACATCACATAATATTGAGCAATTTCAGTACCACCTCTTAGGGATAATTTATAACTCTGTTGCGGAGCTGTGCTGTTAAGGAAGGATTTATACCAATCTGTATTTGGGTACAAACCCGGATTACTGCCATTATAATTGGACGGAATATTTCGAGGATCGCTTAAAAATAAAGAATTAAACTCTTCATCTGATAGATTATTATAATCATTTCTTAAAGCAATATTGTGATATTTTACATAATCCTCTGAACCAGCATACTTTGGAAGTCGGGTTGGTGATTGTACACCATATTGAGCAGTCAGTGAAATAACAGGTTTCCCAACAAATCCTTTCTTGGTTGTTACTAATATTACACCATTAGCACCGCGCATTCCATACATGGATACAGCCGCCGCATCTTTAAGAACAGTAAACGACTCAATCTCTTCAGGATCTAATTGTGAAAAATCACGTTCAACATTATCAACTAATACCAATGGACTTGTAGCACCACTGAAAGACTGCACTCCACGAATATAAAGGCTAGGTTGATCCCATCCCGGTTCAGCTCCAACAGTACGCAAAACTGTAAGCCCAGAACTTAATCCTTGAATAGCATTTCCTAAAGTTGAGACCGGCGCTTTACTTAATTCATCTGCTGAAATTGTTGAGATAGCCGCAGTAAGAGACGATTTTGATCTTTTACCATAAGCGACCTGATATTCAGGTTCTTCAGTCTGTTTTTCAATTTTCAGATCAATAAATGAATTATCCTTTACCTCAAATTTTTTAGGAATAAATCCTATTTTGCTGAATAGAAGAATTTTACCAGCACCCGCTGAGATTAAAAAATTTCCAGCTTTATCTGTTGATGCCTGAGTAAATTCATCTATTACAGAAACAGTTACATTGTCAATCGGATTCCCTAAATTATCTGTTACTTTTCCTTTAAGGGCCGAATTGTTTTGAGCATATGTGAATGTTGATAACAGGAAAAGCAGCAACAAAAGCTTTTTTTCTAGTTTTTTCTTTATGGTCATCATAATATAAATATTTTCAAATGTGACTTAAAACGTTTAATAACCAGGGTTTTGAACAAATAAAGGATTTTTGTACATTTCTCCCGTTGGTATTTGATACAAGTTGTTAGCTGACTTATAAATACGTGTAAAATAAGTTTCCTCGTTATAAGTAACAGAAGCTCCTACTTTTGTAATTGCTACACGATACATTGGACCGCCGAACCATTTTGCAGCCAGTTCTCCGTCATCACCAGTGCTCCAACGGCGAGCATCCCACCAGCGTTGTTCCTCAAAACAAAGCTCAATAGCACGTTCACGTTGAATTCGTTTTCGCATAGAACTCTTATCACTAGTAAGGTTAACAGGAAGATCAACTACTCCTGAACGACTTCTAACCGCATTAACAGCCGCACGAACACGATCTGTCGGACCTTCCACTTCATTCATTGCTTCAGCATAATCAAGATACATTTCTGCTAAACGGAAGAAAATCCAGTTGTGATAAGTTGTAACTGATGTATTCTTTTTAACCTCTTCAGGCACATATTTTCTTACAAAATATCCAGTAAGAAAAGTCCCTGATGGAAACTGTTTGGTAGTGCTAGACATATCCACAGTAGCACCTTGCCACTGACACCCTTGATAAATGATTATTTTATAAAAACGGGGATCTCTATTTGTGTATGGATTGGCAGGATCATACCCCGAACCCGGTTCATCAATAGACAGGCCATTCTTCATTTCAAAGAGTTTTACGAAATTATTTGTAGGCTGTACAGCTCCTGCTCCTCCAAAATCGCCACTTGGCATCCAAACATTTATTTGAGGAGCATTAAATCCTACAGGAGCTTCATGTCTATAAAATATGATCTCTTTATTTCCATTTTCACGACGTTTAAAAAATAGCTTTTCATAATCGTCGGCTTTATTTGCAGCTCCAGTTTGATATAATTCATAAACTAAGTTTCCGTCTTCATCTGTTAAGTCAATTACAGCTTTTGCTGCATCAGCAGCTTTCTGCCACCATGACTTTCCATCTTTATCCATCCAATCATCTTTATCTCCTCCCATTCCCCAAAGGCCAGTTTTATTGCTAAAAAGTGGACTGGCAGCATACAACAGAACTCGTGCTTTCAAAGCCATAGCTGCTCCTTTAGTAGCTCTTCCGTATTCATTTGTATTTAAAGTAACAGGCAAATAATTGATAGCTTTATTCAAATCACCCATAATAAACGCAAAACAATCACGATATGAATCACGTGGACGCATCAAATTATCTCCAGGAACAAACAAATCCTTTTCAGTCAGAATAGGCATTCCACCGAAACGTTTCAACATCTCGTTATAATAAAATGCACGTAAGAAATAAACCTCACCTAACATTTTTTCTTTTGTTTTTGCATCAGGATAAGGTACTCTTTCTGAGTTTTTCAGAAAAAGATTAGCTTTTCTAATAGCTGCATAATAGAAGTAAATATTAGCATCCACGCCATCATAATTACCCATATTGAAAACTTTGGTTCCAAAATACCCCGCATTTGATTCTGATTCGTCTGATGCAGAGGACATAGGCACAGGTAGGTAATCACCAACTGCGTTGAAACGTTGAGTTAAACCGCTGTAAATATCAGCTTCGAAAGCTTGTGTATTAACATAATTCGTAAATACAGCATCTTCACTAAGGTTAACACTCGGTGCTCTGTCTAAGAAATCATCGCAAGAAGTTAGCCCCAATATTAGAAATAAGAATATATATATTTTACTTTTCATAACATATGTAGTTTAGAAGTTAACATTTAATCCAAAGTTAAACGCTTTAGTAGGAGGCATCTTACCTCCACGGGAATCACGGTTATCTGGATCAAGATATTTTTCTACCGCCCACATATAGGGATTTATAGAAGAAAAATAGACTCTGACATTAGACATTCCAAATTTCTGGATAAGTGCAGTAGGAAGAG harbors:
- the rho gene encoding transcription termination factor Rho, which produces MYNIIQLNDKNLSELQAIAQELGIKKADSFKKEELVYKILDEQAIASATKKVAAEKEKEERRDDKKKRSRINVVKKEGPDKVYTANKDKAEKIEPKTVAPAAPADKPAAALKEGKAVIAEQPAQEKQELSEKKPAKKKAPKKKTAPASVEAAAALVENIQAPVQAPAQTPQAEQIAPAAPKEAETPAVKKVIKKPIPVSERKEVAPEVKKEEVAPVSKEVILPEVELPFDNEEDFIPIEDMPSEKVELPSELIGKFESTKVVPPEAQQQKPRIRLRENDSRTNANQKSNKQPQRSNRPAEGETEVPKAPERKVVEREKAYEFDGILTGTGVLEIMQDGYGFLRSSDYNYLSSPDDIYVSQSQIKLFGLKTGDVVDGAIRPPKEGEKYFPLVKVEKINGRDPAFVRDRVPFEHLTPLFPDVKFKLCKGGYSDNLSTRVVDLFSPIGKGQRGLIVAQPKTGKTILLKDIANAIAANHPEVYMIVLLIDERPEEVTDMARSVNAEVIASTFDEPAERHVKVASIVLEKAKRMVECGHDVVILLDSITRLARAYNTVSPASGKVLSGGVDANALHKPKRFFGAARNIENGGSLTILATALIDTGSKMDEVIFEEFKGTGNMELQLDRNLSNKRIFPAVNIVASSTRRDDLLLDKQTLDRMWILRKYLADMNPIEAMNFVKDRLEKTRDNDEFLMSMNS
- a CDS encoding GAF domain-containing protein, translating into MAESLKKKEGTKDEIYKSLIPQIKSLVEDEEDLIANLSNTVAVLKEAFDFLWVGFYFVKGDDLVLGPFQGPLACTRIRYGKGVCGTAWKEARTLVVPDVEAFPGHIACSSLSRSEIVVPLKKEGVIWGVLDIDSAELNTFDEIDKQHLEHLSSILANLFLSIIL
- a CDS encoding bifunctional metallophosphatase/5'-nucleotidase, whose translation is MRQIAISLFFLLFFVGEIFSQPKEVTIKLIHTSDIHGRIFSYDYMNNKPMKGGMARISSYVNNQRQKYPEHLLLLDGGDLLQGMPSMYYYDYKDTISTHICADVMNYMRYDAIALGNHDVETGHAVYDRWISQCHAPVLGANVLRNDGTTYLPPYKIFVIDGVKIAVLGMITPSVPEWVPEDRWEGLHFDDMEVSAKKWMKIIREKEHPDVVVGLFHLGVEPYKLDEGFNENSSLGIAMNVPGFDVILAGHDHTVYCEKLKNVAGDSVLIVDPAYGGDVVSDILLKVKLKDGKVVSKHSEGKLVKMKCYALEEAFLKNIAPKIEVVKSFISRPIGEIDKSVSIEDAFFGPSSLIDFVHGLQLKATGADISFTAPLSNDAKVSKGTIRVNDLFKLYQFENLLYTMELTGLEVKNYLELSYAIWTNQMKNPDDHLLLIKPVDGGNDYNFVNYSYRFDSAAGIIYTVDVTKPTGDKIQIKRMANGDPFDLTKKYKVALNSYRASGGGGLLTMGSGISVDSLRSRIVAVSNQDLRYYMMEWIEKKKKISPRTLNQWEFIPREWVKAAAKRDRKLLFETTE
- a CDS encoding RagB/SusD family nutrient uptake outer membrane protein, which produces MKKLIVTLFCAGYLFLTQSCADYLDKDPSLDTNLNYQEIFSDVHFAPGFLNNIYNTVPDGFSRFGSSMLAEACDEAVCSNSGSNIQLFNKNAINATTNPDDVWDNMYKGIRKCNIFLNELQPDGIITKTNSIPEVKDGVRIRDYYKGQAFFLRALFHFELLKRYGNIFYVSKVLDPFNEEELFAVNQLPFSQVADSIANDCDSASVYMPATYPDDSYKGRPVKMTPLALKSRVLLYAASPLNNPTNDKSKWKRAADAAKVIIDSKKYSLNSSFTAIFNTLYNPEIIFAARAFNRNDIEVNNYPVSYQGAGNMNPTEDLVEAFGMASKTYKNRYQGYNSEDPYSINNAIKRENRFKYTVFFNTSKLKDTIVSTYVGGKDGLFSTPTATKTGYYMSKFVDQTLDLAKGNTSNRAWIYMRYAEILLNYAEALNEYDNVANFSAITSVLNSLRARSGQRNFDAADNTLLKDQNEMRKYIKLERRLELAFEEHRFWDLRRWKDAETVLNQPVKGMRITKDDSGNFTYTVFDADTRTFDTKMYWYPIPRKEILKYRNAGKTIIQNPGWE